The stretch of DNA GGCAGTGGAATGTATGTAGGACTTTGGGTCGTTCTGAGGAATGAGTTTGCCTTGTGATTTTATCCCACTTGTCTCTTCCATTcagctgagcctggagctgAAGCAAAATTTGAAGAACACCATGACCCAGAAGTAccggagggagggagaagagagtgTTACCAGCGCAGTGGAcaaactgcagcaggaggtAGGTGTCTCTGGAGGCAAAGAGAATTAATGCAACTGCAGGGCTGAAAAGGCATCTCTTGACATCCAACCTAGAGATATTTCTCCAGTATGCTGAGTGTATGTTCTGCTTGTTCTCATTCAAGACAGAGTTGGGTGAGGTGCAGGGCCTGAGCCATGCAACTGGCAGAATTGCATGGTGTGATCACTGAATTGCATGACCAGTAGCACTGGGGAAACAATATCTGAACTGCTCCCAGTGAACTGGAGCTGCCAAGTCACTCTGACAGCTGCTTCTACTTTCCCTGTTCAAAGCTTTGGAGAAATTgctgacatttttcattaagCTTCTCAGTACTCTGGAGAGCAAGATGTAATGAAAGAAGATCTCTCCTGCCACTGTTGCTTGCTGCGCCTGGCTCAGGGGTGGTTCAGGTTAGGGCTGCCACAGTTCTGACAggtttttccacagaaacagcCCTTGTGCACAGGCACTTTCAAAGCACAGGGACTACTCTATGCATAGTGCCATAGCAGGTGCATTTGTGATGGTAACTGGTAATTAAACTTATCCTGTTGCCATCATTAACACGCAGTTATgagctgaggcagctgcaggtgcaCTCTGGTTACAGTTCGTCCCAGCAGTAAACAAaagtcacagctgctgcaggatggaTGAACTTGATATTTAATGGCAGTTTGGGGAGCTCTTAACACAAAAGTCGctaataattataaaaaaaccaaacccatgAGATAGCTGTAGTGTCTGCAAAGGCGGGTGAAGCCCAGGGCTCGGTGTGGGAGGCTGGAGGGAGAAGAAGGTTGCAGTGCCTGCAGGCTCAGATTTGGCTCTCCGTGTGTGTACAGTTCAAGTGCTGTGGGAGCAACAACTACACGGACTGGGCCGACAGCCTGTGGATCAAATCTCCAGAGGCCAGTGGGAGGAAAGTCCCAGACAGCTGCTGTAAGACGATCACTGACCTGTGTGGCCGAAGAGACCATCCTTCCAACATCTACAAGGAGGTAAAGAGCAGAAAGGCTTCAGAGCCACCTGTCACAAAGTGTGTAAAGGAGGTGGGCAGGGAGTGATGAGGGTATTGTGTTATTACTGCCAACTGTCAGTAGGCTTCAAAGTCAGTAGCATTCCTTGGAATGTAGAATTCACTTCTTTAGCTGAGTGTTCAGCTCTGTAGACTGTTACTTAACAGGTAGAtgtagaggaaaataaattatgtttgttACCACTGGGTACATTAATGATGGGGGGAAGCAGGAGAGGTTGTTGGTTCTGGCAAGAGACTTGGATGCAAGTCCTGCATTTGACACAGCTTCCTGTGGTTGGAACTACTCTGTGAGGTGCAAATGGAGATACTTCTGGTCCTTGACTGACAGTTGCAAGGCAGAGGCAGATAGAGCCTGGCTTTCCAGGTTCACACCAAAACTCACTGATGTAATAAATAGCAGcgggaagaatttttttactcttcAAAGGCTTCAGTTATGTTAAGAGTTCTTGGTACTGGATGCACTCAGCAGTATTTCCTTAGCCTTTTGGCCTCACAGGAGCAAACGTCCCCTCCAGGCAGGAGCTAGGCAGTGGGTGAGGGAATGTTTCTCCACATACCTGAGAGAAGAATGACACTCTGTGATGTGGCTGGTTCTTCTGCATTTCTCCTGCTCTACCAGCAGCCACCTTGGGTTTGTTCAGAGGTTCCTGGGCCAGTTGGTCCTGAGCAATACCAGCCATGATGCAGTTCACATCATCTGCGTAGCTTTTCCAGAGATATCAGGGGAAGAGATTGCTGACAGACGCCACTTTTTGAAGTGCTGCTTTCAAGGGTCGCAAACATTGGATTAAAGTGAACAAGAAGTTAAAATGAAGCTGATTTTCCATGTCCCTCCTTTCACCCTGCAGAGTGGTTGCATTACGAAGCTGGAAAACTTCATTCAAGAGCATCTGAAAATTATCGGGGCAGTGGGCATCAGCATTGCTTGTGTGCAGGTAAAAAGGGCTCTGGGGACTTTTTGGGGTGCTGGGCAGAAGTTGAAGGAACCCCTGAGCTGAGGGAtggaaaaaagatgttttattgCTCTTCCCTGCCTGGCAAGGGGAAGTTGCCAGGTACTTCGGGGACTCGAGGATTCAccagctgcaaagcaaaagtCTTTGTGCCAGTGTGGTGAATTCGCTGCAGGTGACGGTGCTTACGCTGCGGGACCGGGGAAGGAGTTGTGCTCCGGGGCCATGGGAGGCCACGGCTCGGCAGCCCGAGGAAGCCCTCCTGTGGCCGTGTCCCGTAACTGCCCGCCCCGCAGCCAGGACCTTCCCACCTGGGATCCTAAGGATTAGCTCGGGCCATCCAGAATTTTTCCTTCGGCTGTGCTATGTTGAAGAACAGCCCCGTGGGTCTGCGATGATTTGCAAGAGAGTGATGAAAAAAGGTGTAGAATGTGAATGTCTTGCATTCCCATTTTAAAAGGGGAAGGCACAGGATATTCTTTTTTCCCAATGCAGACATGTCTGGGACTTCCTCATCTTCCCCTTTGTTCTGGCAAGCAGCCACATTACACCCCAGGAAGCTACTGTGGTTAATTATGAGGATTAGCACAgattgttttttcctgctgcctaTTGCAAGCTGGAGCATGTTatccccaggcaggagctggctgaCACTCCAGCGGGTCTGAACTGTCAGTTTGCAAGTTGCTGGCTCCACTGCATccattctgtggttttaatgtatttctttcttccctttacACTGTAGATCTTTGGGATGATTTTCACCTGCTGCTTGTACAAGAGTTTAAAGTCAGAACCATATTAATAGCTGTGAGAGCTCTGTCGCTCCCCCTCTGCCACTTCCCTTAGCACCCGCCAACCTGACCACTCTCCGCCACCACCACCAAAGTGTCTGTAACCTGAGGACTTGGCTCTGTAATTGAATGCCTTTAGAACCATGCACTGCCTTACCTGCCCCTCTGGGGAAAGTCATCCTCCTTGTTGTGTACGAGGCAGCCGGGAGTTCAGCGGGTCCTCTTCAGTGTCAAGAAGCAAAAGAGCTGTGGATCTTCTGCTCGAAGCTTTAGCACAACAGTCCCTTGATATAACTACAAAGCAAGATTTATCCAAGGCCCTTTCCCTTGAGGCTTTTCCCGAGCCAACATGAAGCTCTCAGGATGCTCAGGATACAAGAATCATGGTTTGCTCTCCAGAGAAGTGGCTCCTCAGTACCAGGCATTGACTGTGAGGACAGATGATGGTTCTGAGCTGGAGCCAGAGCTGAGTTTCTCATACATGGAagatttccctccctcctcccgaGTGTGCACCAATGTCCTAACACAGCTGTTGTCCACCAGAGAGGATGCCTGTCTGGTTACTTGGGCCAGGAGCTCCTTGCCCTGCTGATGGGGAGCACAACTTGGTGCAGCTGAAATGCAGTCGTGACACTCATGTTGCCAAGATGTTGTGGGTGCCTTAGGATTTCTCAGcaattcttcttcctcttccttgaAGCCTTCTCCAACACAGTGCCATTAGGAGCCACAAGAGGCCTTCTGCTGCCCCGCAGTTCTGGAGCAAAGATGACGGACTGCCTTTTTTGGGTCTAGTCTGTTTTATTGAGTGGTTCCCAGCATGAGTGAGAACTCTTACTTCCACCTCCCTGTCCCCTGATGAGGTTTGGTGAAGAACTGGTCTTTTTGTGGGGCTGCCATATCTTGCTACCCTTTGGCCTGTTCAGTTAGTGGAAATACCTTTTTCATCTGTTACATGTTGAGAGGTTCCCctggtttgatttttctaaCTAAAACCTCCAGGTTTGCCTCCCTTGGGCAGGAAATGAATATATACCAATGTTTTATCAGCCTGCAAAGAGCTTGTTAGTCAGCTGAGGGTTTTCTGGCTTTGTCTGGAAGCTCACTTTACTGGTTACTGCCGAGAAGGTCAGGAGAGTCAGTTTCAACCAGTTTCCCCAGTGTACTTGGTAAATTGATAGTGCTGGGTAAGCTGTTTGCTGCTGAGGAATAGGTTTTAATTAAATCTTGTCTCTGCACTGGGGTGCTGGATACATATGGGACACAGACATTGCCATGGACTTGGTGCCAGCAGGATCTTAGCCTGAGTTCATGGGATCTTGTGTTCCTCTTGTCTTGTTCCCTCCTTCCTGGTATGCCTGTTACACTcatgaagcagcagaaaagggagTTTGGTGTTTCTGAGCAGTGAAGACAAGCTCAGACCTTCATaaatttcttccctcttctggCCTTTTAGTAGTGCTGGCTGAGCtctgtccctggcagcagaCAGCCAACATAAGCAGAATCATCCAGACCAATCGTGGGGGTTTTGgttcacaaagcagaaatcatGGACTGGAGCTAAAGGGCAACATGTTAAAATTCAGAGCAGGTCAATCTGAAACTCCTCCATTATCAGTCCTATGAAATAATCCTCAACTAATGCAGAAAGAGAGGTGGAGGAACTGAGGTGTATCCTTGGTTCCACAGCAGtaggaaagagaggaaagaaatctaaatgattctgtaatgATCTAAAGGAGAAACCTctaaattatttcttgttttataGTAAAGTTCCTTAACAAGTATTGACTACTAGCTAAGAGGAAAATATTGAGCATGTTGCTTGAAGcaatatttctgatttcttaAGCATATCTTCATAGCTGCCTTTGCCCATTCCCTTCAAACACATTGTACAGGGTTGGGAGAGGCCAGGAAGAATGAGACATGAACAGTAAGTTGGCTTGTCCCCACTGagttgttttatattttttctctgtgtaacaATATTcattgcttttggttttttttaacccagTTTAAGTTGCTGGCcaatagaaaaataaagcttaagACTCTGTACTGACTGTGTGCAGCAAAATTGAAGGGCTACCATGAGCCAGGTGAGTTCTCTGGCTTGCTCAgatcctgctgctgaggagccGACTCCTCAAGAAGAAGATgaatggagggagggagggaagctgTGGCAGAGTCTGCTTCGCATCCCTGCCCGTGCCAGCCTGGTTGTGGTGTGCTACTGTGGggtgctgcaggctgctccCCCTGAGAGCTGAGGGTGCAGAACCTCAGGGGTTGCTTGAGGtcacaggggttacttgaggtcattggagTACCTGGGAAGGGTTACctgaggtcatttggggttacttgaggtcactGGAGACCCTGGtaggggttacttgaggtcattgtAGTCCCTGGgaggggttacttgaggtcacagGGGTTGCTTAAGTCTCTTTTAATTGATTGCAGGATCAAATGAGGGcacaggggttacttgaggtcaaTTGAGGCTCTGATGATTGATCAAGGTGTCAAATGAGAACACAGGGGTTAATTAGTATGAGCTGGGGCCAAATGAGAAGGGGCACTTTGGTGTAATGGGTCAAACACTGCCAGTGCAGTCCAGGGGAGCCCAAGGCCTCAGTGTCACCCAGTGGCCTGCAGTGTCACCCATCACTTGCTCTCTGTCCTGTCAGGGTTGTGATAGGTGTGCTTATTAGCTCTAttgatatttattattaattagcattattagtttattttattagtgTTTATTACAATCTCCTGCAAGAATTAGCATCTATAGTATTGGTATTAGCTATTAACACAATTATCAAAAGTTGTACTGCTGGGATCTCTTAAATTCTATTTACAGTATTACCTTTTAGGATCCAGTAGTAGAATCACCTATTGCAACCTAAAACTATGATTATTTATTAGAATAAATAGTAGATTTATTAGTACTGGTAGTTATTAGTGTATTATTAGCTGTCACAGGGGTATAAATGTGTCCTGTTGGAACCTCCATGGGATTATGGAATACTTGTCCCACCTTCTGCATCCCATGCAGCCGCAGTCTGTGCACGCAGGTGTGggcacccagcactgctccagggTCTGTGgaggtgttaggtcataggttggacttgatgatctcaaaggtcttttccagcctagtTCATTCTAAGATTCTTTGTCACGTGGGCTACTCTTCTTTGTCACAGGCCGAgtgcccaggcaggcagcacagggccTTTACCTTCCCTTCTCCGTGCTGCCCAGCTGCCGTCCGTGAGCATCGGTCAGGTCTGCTTCAGCAGACCAGCTGGGGTTGGAACtggctcagggctctgctgttcCCACTTACCGAAGGCGCTGGAAGTCTTCCATCCCCACCCTTCGGGATGCAGGGGTGGGAATGCCCTGTGACGCGTTCCGCGCCGGCGGTGTCCCCGCCCGCAGTGCGGAGCGCGGCCGCGCGGTGGCGATGGGAACGCGCGGTGTCCCAGCCCCGGGGAATCCCGCACGGGAAGGGAACGCCGCTCCTTCCAGCCCCAGAAACGGGCCTGGTTCTCAGGCTGCAGCACCGCAAGACAGGCTGACAGCGTGACCGGGCCTGCACCCGGCTCTGAGCAGGGATTTCTGCCAAAAACACCCGCAAGCGTGTTTGCCTGCGCAGGGCAGACAGGCCCGGCTGGCTCGGGAGTGGAGGGGTGAGCCGGTGCCCCGCTGCTGGACTGCTGTTCATTCCTGGGATGCATTGGGTAAGACAGGAATGTGACTGTGTACGTTTATGAGACCTCCTCCCAAGCCCCGTTTGCAAGAGAAGTGAGTTGAAGGTGGAACACAAACCGAGAAGGAAGGGCTGTCCTGTTCCCCTCTCTGTCCTTAGGAGTGCAGTGTGGCCACAGCCACTCTTTCCCAACCCCAGAGGGAAATTAGCACCCCTTCTGCCAGACTGTCATGGAGTGGTGTCTGAAGTCTGAGCGCAGAGTGTCTGAGCTTGAAGATACTGCTTAAAAGcgatttctctttctctttggaAGGGCTTCTGCAGTATTCATGATCAAGGTGCAATTGCCATCTTACAGCATCCCGCAGCCTCAGGTCTCATCCCTCTCTCTCGAGACAGGAGCACAGGCTTGTCTCCCTTTGAACATGGAGATTTCAGCTGTGCATAGCCCTTTGCAGCAGTTAGCACAGCCCGGGGTCTGCTCTCCTGGGGTGGCCATGTGGTCAGCACAATTTGCTTAGGAATAAAGGGGAAAACAGCTGTAGTGGAAGCAGTTTCTGCAAGGGTCCAGCTTTGGGCAGTCACTCTATTCCTGCAGTTTCAAACAAGACAAGAATTTTATGCTCCCCTGCAAGGCTGCTTCTAACCCCAAACCAGTACAGACATgccctttcttctgctgtttaaCTGGGGGGAATTTTCCCCCTAGGGAGGCTTTGGTGTCCCTTTCTTTTGCCTTCAGTGGCAGCTGTAATGTCCTTGTTTTCCTGATGGGCTGGGactgagcactgctgcagcagtggagaGAAAGTCGAGGCTCAGGCAGTGATACTCTCCTCCCTGGTGAGATAGGACAAATACCGCCTGCTTGGGAAATGGCAAGGGGAATGctctctcctttcctgccaGTGGCACCGCCCAGCAGGCCACAGAGGCGACGGGGAGCAGATTCATGTGGTGCCTTCAAAGATGACAAATTCCTTGTGGGGAGGGAGCGTAATGCTCTCAAACGAGCTGTAATCCCATGAGCAGCAAGGATGCTGATGCCCCCCAAATGCATTCAGTGACTCATTCCAGCATCGCTCCAAGTTCCCCGTTCTGGGGTTCTGAAGTGCTCTTACGCCCTGCAAAGGAGGCTGCTCCTCCTGCGTTCCGGCTGCCTGCATTAACAGAAAGGAAGCTGCACGTGCCAAGCCCATCAGGatcagcagcttttcctctcctgattGCGGCTCCTCTCTGCAGAAAGGGAGCTGCTGAGCATAACGCTTTTCCAGGCTTCATTCTTCTGGGTAGTGAACTATCTTGCTGACAAGAGAAGAGCACTTTCTACCCACATGGAGTGTAGGGAGAGCCCCGtgccctggcagggcctgaTCCTGCCACGGGCTGCTGTCTCCCCGCATTGGGACAGAAACAGCCAACCCTGCCCCCCTGCGGTCCCAGATGTGACTTTGACTGTCACATGTGTCCCTGGCAGCCATGGGGGGAGCATGAGGGCCACACTGAGCCCCTTGCACCCCTGGGGTCAGAGACAACCAAAGCAGGCACTACACCGGCGTGCAGACGTGTGGGGGGATGCTTTGCAACTTTGAccatatgtgtgtgtatgtacatcTGTAGATCTCCTGCCATGCTGGAGGATTTCCACTGCCTGCAGGAGCCTTTACAGGTGAGGTTTATATTTCTTACTTTGCTCAGAAAGGCTGGAACCTCTTTACCCCAGAAGTCTGACACCACAAAAATGTGCTTGATCCTTCCAGAGTCATGGttcccctctcccttctctccagttCCTGGGCAAGCTTCCTGTTTAATGACCTTTTTACCCTCCCCCAAGCAGTCTTTAGTGACTAATTGCTTTCCCATGTTGTTTTACATGCTTTGATTCCTTGCTGCCCATTTTGGGATGCAGAATTGAGCAATGATGACCTGAAATGTGAGGCACCAGGCTCAGGTTTTGGGACTTCGCTGCTATCTTCACTCCTGGAGGATGTCAGCTGAGTTCCCCCCAGACTGAAATAACAGCTAATAGTACTACAAAATGACATCTGAAGGCATGTTCCTCCACAGCCAGCTCTTGTGGTTCTTCTCTTGTGTGTTATTCCTCTGTTATATACTGAGCATCATCAGGACCTATTTTATATTTACCTAAATTAAATCTTGTCCCATTTAAATGTGCCCAATTCTCTAAGATATCCCAAGCTAATTCACATATTGTGCTTGTGTTTTCCATCCCTCTTCCATCATCGCTCCACAAACATGATcaatattataatttatttccttttcctccttcctccttctcccaccgccctttttcaggtttttaataGCAGCCAGTTAAAGGCTGACGtgctctttcctctgctgaatGCCTCGTGCTCTGTGGATGGGCTCATGAATGATTCAGTTGTTTAGGCTCTAGCTGGCAGTTGTGGCAGGATTActcaaaagaaacatttgagGTTTGTCTACAGTTCCAGATTGACAAATCCTGAACCCCAAAAGAGGGAGCCCTAAATCATGGAACAGCAAAGAAAGTTGCATAtgtattaaatacatttttcacgTGTATTTTACAGTTCACTTACCACAGGTAATGTCATGGGATCAGGCTATTAAAATCACAGTTCCAGCAAACGTGGGCTCTTGGCCTCTTTTATACCAAAAAACCAACTCTGCCTTCAGGGAGCAAACTGAATTTAAACAAATGTGGGTGAGAAGAGGCAGCATTTCACAAGCAGAGCGGTGGGTTGGCGGGGATGTGGTTAAGGCTCTGACTGGAATACAGGAGTTGTGTCCCCAGTTTGCCTGGAGGTTTGAGGAGACCTCTTGTACCAGGGTTTTTTGGCAGAGCTCATGACCCCTTTGGGGAAGTGAGCAGCTACTCAGATGTTACTGGTGCTGGATGGGAGTGGAGGAGCagacagcagtgcaggaaaagTCCCTCCTGCACTTCCTGAGTGAGAGCTGAGCTCCTTCTCACCCTTGAGCCCTCCACCAGGGCCTGCTCAGCACAATGGACAAATTAATTACTAAcagtgtttccttttccttgtcctCTTTGATTGAAACTTCCTTTCAGTGCCGGTTGAAGCTGTGCCAAGCTCTGTGGAGCGTCAGTCGCAGCTGCACCTCTTCAGCTCCGCCTGTAATGAACgtaacaataaaaatactgctCCAAAGGAGTTACGACCCCACAAAACTGCTGAACTCTGGTGGCACTTCTAAAACCAGCAATAGGAAATGCACATCACTGGTGTCAACTGCAGCTTCTGGTTTAGAATCAGtcattttttctggtttctcaTAGCCTGGAGCTTTGAGTAAACTTGATTCTGCTCTTGCAGGCAGAGGTTTCTGGAATGTGAATGCAAATAGCTTCTGCTCTCCATGCACTGCTACTCTTGTTTCACTGCTCTAGGATTCAGAGTCCTTCTCAGAGACAGGGTCCAAGGACGCTGCTTGTCTCCCTGAGGGGGaccaggcactgccagcctgTGGGTTAGCTGTTATCAGGAACTaggctggagcagagaggcagTTTGGGGTTTGGGCAGAGGGAGACAGTTCCTGCTTCACCTGCTTACAGCCAGTTCAGGGGAACAAGTTCACCATTCTGGTCCAGTTTTTAATACCATTTTTCCCCAGGAAAGGGTCCTGGGGGAGGCAGCAAGCCACAGCCCCCTCAGGTGTTCCCACCTGCCCCACACACAGACCCTGCAGGTAGGGCAGCCTGGCTGACATCACCTTCTGGGCAGGGGTCAGAAACAATGGGCTGTAATTAAGGCAGTTATGGTTTGAATCAGGCACAGTTGAActaatggctttttttccagtctaTATCCTGGATAACCTAAAAGCCAAGCTCTGAGGTTACTTTTGGGTGTTGTAGGAGGCAAATGTTCACCCCTTGTTCCTCCAGCTAATTAATCCTGTTCCCAGTTCTGCTAGATGGGGCAGGAGATGCCTCTGCTTGCTCTTAATGAAGTTGGTTGGTGCCTGAGAGTTATTTGAAGGCTTGaagctgctccccagcatcTCTTTGCAGGGCTGGGtcttcccttctgctcctctAGTCCAAGTGAGGGTCTCTGGCACCAACCATATGGTGGGAGATGGGGAACCACCATCCTTCCCAGCCACTGGGGTCTTGCCCCCTGGGCCAGCCTGCAGGATAAGGTCTGTGCTGAGAGAGGCTGGGAAGCCCAGCGGGCTTAATTTGgggctgctgtttgcagcactgACAAAGCTGAGGCATCACCTGCAAGTGAGGCCAACCTTAGGCCTGGTGCTCCCAGCTCGAGTTCTTTGTGGTGGCCCAGATCTTGGTAGGAATACTTCTTCCCGCTGGGAGCCTGGTGGCAGCCACCCTCTCCTGCAAGCCCCCTTGCACCAGTTGGAGTGGCAGCTCGGTGGTGGCCCTCTGGAAGGGGCTtctgctgagggctggggatgagcagcagagccaggaccAGGCACGTGGCACCTGGCCCAGCACCCTGTTCCTGTGCTGCCCCTGTTTGTTGCTGAGGAGCACCGCAGCCACACTCTTCTGCCCTCGCAGGCAGCTTGCAAAAGCATCTCAGCTCTTTCTAGACATCCAGCCCCAGTCATCTGGTGGGATTAAATCCTGCCTGTATTACATCTGCCTAAAAGTTTCCTGGGGACCggggctcagctgctccctggagtAGCATCTCGCAGTGTCTCTGTAACTCAGGTACCAACATGACTTTAATACAACTTCTTAAAGTATGCATTTGTACCTAGTAAGCCCTTGAGTACAGCAGAGTCCCTTTTATATTGAAATTCAGGATTCTCAATAACATTTTATTATGAGGATTGCTATTTTTGGAGTTGCTGTTACTCTGTTATGAGCAAGGCACCTAACATCCTTCAATATGAAATCATTAAGGGCACAGCAGAGTTCATTACAGGGGCATTTCTCTGGATTAAGAACAAATCAATACCACACACTAATATCACAGCCTGCTACCTGACTTTGGTTGCAAATAGCACATCCAGAGGCAGATGCTCTTCTTTTGGCCTCTTGTGCTATTCTTCCAATATCTTATTTACTGTTTTCCCCCAAGCTGTTGTGATGGATTTATGAGCAGACAAAATCCAAAAGTTGTTTTTCCTTGAGCTACCTGAATATtgtagcttttaaaataaagaagaaagaaataaccAGCTTAAGTTTGTGATATTGCAGTAACCTCATATGCAATATGACTTCCCTGCTTCTGGAActtggctgagggagctggggttgtttagcctggaggaaaggaggctcaggggtgaccttattgctctccacagctgcctgaaaggaggctgtaaccgggtgggggttggtctcttctcccaggcaaccagtgacaggacaagaggatacagtcttaagctgtgccaggggaggttcaggttggacgtagagaggaatttcttcacagaaggtgATTACACAtgggaatgggctgcccagggaggtgggggAGTCACTGTcgctggaggtgtttaaggaaagactggatgtggcactcagtgccatggtctagttggCATGGGGTGTTCAGTCCCAGGTTGGGCTTGATCCTCtcacaggtcttttccaacttagCTGATTCTGCGAGCCCCCCTGGAACTGGATGTGTAGAAGGGAGTGAAGGCCTGAAGCTCTCTCTGGTTATGTTTAGTTGATCACATTCAGAGTTTATGATAAGTTTCAGGTATTTTGAGTTAGGAATGTACCTGagggaggtgggatgggagggaaaaaGGCTGATAATTTATAAGGAGTCTCCAGTAGAAGGAAGAACTCTGCTGTCCAGGTATCCCCTGGagaatttccttcttttgtggAAATGTGCCCTGGTTGAGATGTGGAAGCAGAGGAGTTTGTTAGCCTCCTGGGcatgctgccctggctgggggcagggggtgaGGGCAAACCCCACTGTTGTGGTGGGTCTGGGCCAGTTTGGCCCCAGCCCCCATGAAGGACCTTCAGTCAGGCAGTGCATGACCACGTTGATCCTGGGTGGAGGCTCCAGCTTTGTTCTGGACAACACAGATCCCAGTCCTGCTTGGGACCTGTCCCGAAGCAAGGTTGCCCATCATGGTTTGAGACAAAGGCAGGATAACAGCAGTTTAGCTGTGGGGatgccaggctggcaggaaccaccagctgccctggctgttGCTCAAAACACCAGGAATGGTGTCCCAAGATGTCTCTGGCTGTAGCTGAAATGGGAGTTTCTCCatggtgctgctcccagctcctgcagcacgCATTCATTTGGTTCAGTAGCAGCTCAGGTCACTGACTGAGCTGAGACCAATGGCatctgtttctctttatttattaGAAGCAATTTTTCATCAGTGGAATTTAATTATTagtcttttgcttttaaaaatgttgcttAATGGAAGAAATCAGCCATTTTTCTAGGCTGCATTTAATGCTGAGTGGATCCAAAGAGGGTTTTCTTTGAGCTGTTTTGAcaatgatattaaaaaaaaaaatcaagttggTGAAGTGTGGAGCTGTAGGCCATCTCTGTAATGATCTGAAGCACTCAAGCCCTTATTAACTTAATGCTTTCATTTACTAGCTCATTCCTGGAGGAAGACCTCCTAGTCAAACTgctactgctttttaaaaagaacctAAAGTTAGTAATTGCTTCAGCTGCACATCTCATTACAAGGAAAGGCCTACAGCCTAGAGCAGCACTCATctgatttttgttgttaaatTTTTGGGGGGAATTTCAGCAAAACCTCTTGTTATACCTCCAGCCCAAGTGTTAGCCATGGCATTGCTGCCTATGAATTTATAAACTTAACTATAAAAGTTCTGAATTCCCACTCTCTTTGGAAATGGGAGGCTCGAGGGCTTGGCTGTA from Corvus cornix cornix isolate S_Up_H32 chromosome 5, ASM73873v5, whole genome shotgun sequence encodes:
- the CD151 gene encoding CD151 antigen, coding for MREYTEKKETCGTICLKYLLFIFNFFFWLAGGAVMAVGTWTLAEKSDYISLLSSSTYSATAYILVVAGVVVMVTGILGCCATFKERRNLLRVYFILLLCIFLLEIIAGILAYIYYQQLSLELKQNLKNTMTQKYRREGEESVTSAVDKLQQEFKCCGSNNYTDWADSLWIKSPEASGRKVPDSCCKTITDLCGRRDHPSNIYKESGCITKLENFIQEHLKIIGAVGISIACVQIFGMIFTCCLYKSLKSEPY